DNA sequence from the Colletotrichum higginsianum IMI 349063 chromosome 10, whole genome shotgun sequence genome:
AGCAAACGCTCCGTCTTTGCTCGCGCCATTTCCGAAGAGGTTAGGTCGCCGTCTAATGGCCATCAGCTAGGGCTGCCTCTGGAACCAACGCCCACACCCGACTCGATTCGCACTTTCGGCCAGGAGAGCTCGCTGTTCGGGGGCGCCGACATTGGGACCCCGTCTCATCCTTCCCGCTCGTCCGACGAGGCAGGAGAGAACTCTCCCTTGCGACCGATGCCGCCACGGAGCAACCAGCCCGACCGGCTGCGAGGCCCAGTCCGGGACCCCTTGAGTGAGGTTGTGCATCGGTCTGGCCTTGTAGACTGGACCAAGGACGAGGGCACAAGCCGTCCGGTCCAACCGCAGCCGCCAAGCACCCCACCCTCTCAACGTTATCAGCTCCGTAGCGAGTCTCCTGATAACGACTCGCCGTTTATTGCGCGCCGTGCTGTGGCTAGAGACTCACCCCGCGCCATTCCCACGCCGCGTCAAGTGCCGGCAAACGCCGCCTCACCATCCTCTGTTACCACCAGATCAAGTTCACGTTTATCAAACCACACCACGGAGAAAGCGTCTACTCACAAATCAGGCTCGACACGTCTCTCGAATCACACCATCGAGAACGAGCCTCCTCACAGACCAAGTTCAATACGGCCATCGGACCACATCGGCGAGAATGAACCTACTCACAGACCAGGGTCGACGCGTCTATCGAGCCGCACCACTGAGAATGAGCCTATGTTCAGACCAGGTTCGTCACGCTCAGCCGACCATGACACGGAGAATGAGTCTACTCCCAGACCGGGTCCGTCACGCTTGGCCAACTACATCTTGAACAAGGGGTCTACTTCTAGAGCAACCTCGACACGCCACCATGTCTTTGAGGAAGAGCCTGCTTCCAGGCCGGAATTGCGGCTCCCAGAAAAGCGTGCAGTCAAAGAGTCATTGCATGATGACCCTAAACCCGCTTCTGGAGTCTCACCTCGTCTTTCATCGGAACAAGGCGACCCTGGCCCAGCCCAGCGACCTGTGACCCAGCCCGCTGCCATCGACAAGCCGGCACCGACCCGCCGCCTATTCAACGACCCACCGCCTGCCAATGCCTCGACCCTGCGTTCTGGAAGATTTGAGGTCCGCTCAATACGACCCCCCGGATCCCGACGCGCACCCGAGGAAAAGGGCAACCGCTCTCCCCCCAGACAGAATGATTCGGGCTTGTTCGGCTCTGACATGCGGCAAAAGCTCCGGCAAGAGCGGGAGCAGGAAAAGGCGCAGCAAGAGGCCCTTCGGAAGGAGCGCAACGCGCGTCTACAGTCGTGGCCGCGGATTTATAACACGGTGTACAGCTGGACACATGCTCCTCGCCCGGATAGCCCGCCTCCCAGAGACCAAGATTCAGACGGCTATGATAGTCCTATCGAGACTACGCAACAAATTCCCTTGAACGAGTCCTCGTGGTCCACATGGATTCTGTTCAAGCTCGCTGACGCTTTTGTCGACGTACTCAATTTCCTCTTCTCGCCGCATTCATGGAACCTCAAGGCTCTGCTCGGTATCCTTCTCGTCTCTCTTCTCGGATGGGGCGCCATGGCAGGGCTCAAGTCGGCCCCCGCTCTAGGCATGAGCGGCATCCAGTGGTACGGCCTTTCCGACATCTCTCACAACCTTGGGCAGTTCGTGCCATTGTGGATGTCGCGACCGACGACGGTCTTCAGCGACGAGGATACGAGAGAATATACGCGGCAGCAGCGCAACCACGAGTACGAGCTCTCCAAGTTGGCCAAGGCCAGCAAACTCCACGAGGGCTCACTGTCGCGACTCGAGGCGATCGTCCCCAAGATAGTGCACATGCAGCTGGACAAGCACGGGCGGCCTGTCGTGGACGAAGAGTTTTGGCACGCCCTGCGCGATCTCATGAAGGGCGACACTGAAATCTTGACCATGGATAGAGGACACGGAGGCTACCACCATGTCTCGGACGAGCATTGGCGAGCGGTCAGGGCCAGGCTCTTGAAGGATCCCGTATACCAGAGCGCCGCCTCTCCAGCTCCGCCCGGACCATCGaccgccgagatcgagaacATCGCCCAGACCAGGTTTGACAAGTCGTGGGAGAAGTGGCTCAAGACGAACGACAAAAAGGTGGCCAAGATCCTGGAGCCCGCCTTCTCAACATCGATCCCGGACAAGATCAGCAAGGACCTCGACCACAAGATCGAGAAGTTCGTTAAAGACCAATTCAAGAACAAGAGCACGAACGACGTAGTGGTCACGCGCACCGAGTTTATCCGCCACCTCCAGGACGAGTTCGTCAAGCACCGCaacgaggtcaaggccgaggcccaggagcTGCAGAGAAAGCTGGAGTACTACAtcaacgacgccgtcaagTCCGCCTCGGAACAGGCTCCGCCTGCCGGAGTCTCCCGTTCCGAGATGGTCCAGGTCGTGGACGGCATGGTCCGCCAGGCGATCGCGAATGCCGGACTGGAGGCGCTCGCGCAGGGCAAGATCGGGGCCACGTGGGACAGAGAACTCCGGCATCAGGTCAACTTCCTTGGCCGGCAcaccggcgtcgtcgtcgatgccagTGCCACTACACCCGACTGGGATCCTCCCGTCCATGGGAAATTCCGGAGCGCCTCCTGGTATAAGAGCACGAGGCGAGACCCGAAGTCtgtgccgccgtcggccacgCTCTGGAActgggaggacgagggcgactgCTGGTGCGGCAAGGTAACTGCTCACAAgagcggcgtcgaggtgggCGTCCGGATCGGCTACCTCCTCAGCCACGAGATCATCCCGCAGCACGTCGTGGTTGAGCACATCCTGCCCGGCGCGACGCTGGACCCGGACGCGCGGCCCCGCGAGATCGACGTGCTGGCCTACATCACCGAGATCAACACGCGCAACCGGATCAAGGATTTCGCCGCCGCGCACTTCCCGCGCAGCAAGATCATCCTGTCGGACGGCTGGGTCCGCATCGGCCACTTCACGTACGAGAGCAGGGACGCGCTCAACGGAGTGTACGTGCACAAGCTCAGCTCCGAGCTGTTGTCTCTGGGTGCCGTGACGGACCAGGTCGTGCTGCAGGTCGTCAGCAACTACGGCGCGGACCATACGTGCCTCTACAGAGTGCGTCTCTACGGCGAGAAGCAGTCTTGATTGCCGCcgtgtcgttgtcgtcgtctcaCAAGCGACTTTAAGTGGAGGAGAGTGGGAGATAGACAGACGAGCAGAGCAGGCTGCTTATGGTGTCATTTTCTCGCCAGGCGATGGGCAGCCACTATTGACTTCTCAACATTTGCTTTGGAATTGGTTCCGGACGGACGAACGGATGGCGGGCGGACAAACGGAACGGGACTTGATAGATTTGTTTATTTAATCTTTTTTTTCAGCATTcagggaagaaaaagggagGAAGAAACACCACAAATcattttttcttcttgttctggAGGCGTTTTGGGGTTGACgataccccccccccgaactgggcttctttttttctttgaTGCAAGCACAGTCAAGGCGGAAAGACAAGAGGGAGGCATTTTTAATGCATAAAACCACGTTATTACATTTACATTTCTCGCTTTTTTATTCCTTGATGACGGTGAAAATCATAGAgcatccctccccctctaGACCCCACCCCTCAAAAAAAGAACTAACAAAAGGTATGCTTCCAAACAAACAGAAAAATTCACAATAATAACTTTTtgttcctcgtcctcgtaTCATCGGGGGTATCTCTTCCTCGTTCTCTCGATCTAGTTCAACAATCCCGAAGCCAACGcctcgagatcctcgagcGTCTCGGGCTCGCGGTCGATCTCGAGCaccttgccgcccttcttggccctcttcttcttctccctctcctcgtccgagtcgtccTGGAACCacttcttgggcttcttcttcggccgctcgtcctcgtcctcctcgccgccgctgtccccgccgccgccgccggcgatgggcAGCGACcgcagcagcgccagcgggtcttcctcctcccctccctgaCCGCCGACCTGGGGCCCCTCGACGAGCTTCGGAgcgccctcgccgcgctcctcggcctccctCGCCTTGCGCTTGAgcctcttctccttgagcCGCCCCTTGGCCGCCAGCTTgtcctcgacatcggcctccttgacgcgtgccgcctcgtccgccacgaAGCGCTgccgcagctcctcggcgggGCCCTCCTTGATGAAGTCGTCCTCGTTCTGCAGCTCGTAGATGGGGTGCGcgttgccgtcctcgtcgaagacGAGCTTCTGCCCGCGGCCCTTGAACTTGagcatcttcttcttggactGCAGCGCCTTCTCGCGTCGCTTCGAGTCGACGATGAACTGCTGGTCGCCGTAGGATATGGTCTTGAGCTTGGCGCCCGGCGCGTTGGCGGACTCggcgtccagctcgtcgtcgccaaggaCGCGCTTGACCGAGAGGAaatcgtcttcgtcgtccccgccgccggctgcgtCGGTCTCCTTGCCGTCGCCCGTGActtcgtcgccgttggccaCGAGCTTGGTGTAGTGTCCCGACAGGACGTCCTGGTTCGTGCGCTCGAACATGCGGTCGTACTTTGTGCGGATctcgggcttcttgggcggcttcttgggcgcgtccgggtcgtcgccgtccgagTCCTCGTCGCTCGACATgccgcggcgcggcgcgttcttgatcttcttgatgTCCTCGCCCTTGCGCAGCTTGATCTGCGGCGCACCGGGGAGCCCGAGGCTGGCTGCGtaggcgtcgaggtcgagcttgTCGAAGTGGAAGACGCCCTTGTCCTTCTGCAGGTAGACGGAGCGGACGTAGCTGATGAATGCCTTCTGGCCGAGGTACTTGAGGTCCGGGTTCTGGAAGCACATGCTCTGCAGCTGGTTCGTgatgctcttcttcttgctctcCTTGACGGTGATCTTGTTGATGGGcaccttcttggcctcgaggcgcttgagcatgccggcctcctcgctgGGCTCAAGGAAAAGCACGGCCTTGCCGTCGCGCTCGTAGCGGGCCGTACGACCGACGCGGTGGATGTACGtgtcggcgtcctcggggCAGTCGACCTGGACGACCCAGTCGACGGCGGGGAAGTCGACAccgcgggcgacgacgtcggtggCGAACAGGCACGAGTGGTTGGAATCGGCAAAGCGTTTCGTGATCTCCATGCGCTGCAGCTGCTTCTGCTTGCCGAGGAGGTGCAGCAGCGGGATACCGGGCTGCAGGTGGCGCATGCTCTCGTAGGCGAAGCGGACCTGCTTGCccgaagagaagaagacgatgatcTTGCTGCGCAGGTTCGCCTTAATGAAGCCGAAGAGGgtgtcgagcttctcgtgcAAGGGGGTGACGATGTAGTGCTGCTGCAGGTTCTTGGGCGTCGACTCCTCGTGGACCGAGACGTACTCGGGGTCCCTGAGGCTCAGGCGGGCCAAGTCGGATATCTTCTTGCTCTGAGTGGCACTGAAGAGCAGTGTCTGCCTCGTGGCGGGCAGGTGCTCGaccagggcgtcgacggcggacTGGAAGCCCATGTCCATGATACGGTCCGCTTCGTCGAGCACGAGGATCTGCAGGTTATCgacgtcgaagccggcggTCTGATCGAGGTGCTGCAGCATGCGGCCGGGCGTGCAGACAAGGATGTTCATCTTGGACAGGCgttcggcctcctccttgaggctcttgccgccgatgatgaggccgGCCGAGAAGTTGTGGTTGCGGCCGACCTTGCGCAGGACCTCGAAGATCTGGGCGGCCAGCTCGCGGGTCGGGGAGATGATGAGggcgccaaggccgtcgtACTCGGTCCATCGCGCGCGGTACAGCTTCTCGAGGACGGGGATGACGAAGGCGAGCGTCTTTCCGCTGCCGgtcttggcggcgccgaggatgtcGGAGCCCTTGAGGGCGAGGGGCACGGCGCGCGACTGGATGTCGGTGAGGGTCTCGAAGTGGGATTTGTCCAGGCCGGTCTTGGTCGCTTCGCAGAGGGGGAGGTCGGAGAAGGATTTGTATTCGCCCTTGGGGTCCTGATGAGCGCAACAGAGGTCAGCATTCACTGCGACGgtatgagagagagagagaatcgAGGCAGCCAGGGGTACCTCaagggaagagaggagaggggggggagagggagagagacagaagaCTACACTTACAaagtcggcgacggccttctcgagTTGCTCAATGGTCTGCAACTGCTGCTTGCGCTTCTCGATTTTCGTATCCCTCTTGAGGGTCTTGGGCTGCTGCCTCTTCCCGGATCCCTTGGCGGGAGCCTTTGTGGGTGTCGCCATCTTCGGTTGGTTGCTGTGTTGAGCTTGACGATGCTACTATTGCTGCTTCGCCGGATTCCCAAAGTTTCTATCGAGGCGGAAACGCTGCTAAATTTTTTGGCGCTTCGCTGCCGCGGTGGAGTGAAAAGTTCGGCATTCGGCGACAGGGGACGCCGTGGTGGGGTGTGGCTGGCAGGCTCACCGGGTGGTACCAGCTGGTCACCTCATGTACTTTTCCAGCTTCTTACTAATCAGCCCGCTTGGATGTAAGTGAGCGCCAGATCACCTTCAATTccgagatggacgacaaTCATGTCGTGAAAGGGCAGTCTCGCGTCAATCATGACTCGGTCAATTTCCTCGTAAGACTGGGTTTGGGCCAACAGCCAACTTACTTGGCCATGGGAGTTTGAAAAACGACAAATTTTGGCCCTCCAGATCAGGTCCCTGCAGCGGTTCATCGATGCCGCGCCCTAACCTAtccgctcgctcgctcgctcggCTTGCACTTGATCCGGGATGATAGCGTCtgacggcggacggcggcttCAGGGTCCCTAGTCTCAACCTCGACCTGGCGTTGAAGATCGGCATTCAAACAAGGGCTCATGAGGGGATCGGAGAAAGGAAACGGTTGAACGGACTCGCAACTAGTGTTAGCTTTCAGTGACTGCCAGAGAAGACGGGAAGTACGGGATATCCCCACGGCTCGGCACGGCCTGATACATCACACTGGTGTTCTCAGGGGACATTGTAAACTGTTTTTTTCTGCCGAATTCGCACTTCTATAAATCCCCTCTCTTTGCAACTTGCATCGATGCCGCATTCATTGCCTCAGCGTGCTCATCCTTGACAACAAAATGAAAACGTTTCTTGTTTCCCTGGGAGCTCTCCCTGTTGCTCTCGGTCTTCCTAGTTTCGCCAATATTGGTCATGGCTCCCTTAGCGGATTCACTTCCTTGCCAAAGCTGTCTAAGTTCGACATAGACAGTCCGTCACTGTTGAAGCCCAACCACTTGACATGGACACCACCAAGTGCTGGAGATCGTGAGTTGGTCATCATTTCAATgctccgtcttcttctctgaCGATATCTTGTAGTGCGGGCTCCTTGTCCAGGTTTAAACACTCTTGCCAACCATGGCTTCATCCCTCACGACGGTCGGAATATCACGTCTGAAATCGTTCAAAAGGGCTTTAAAGATGCCATGAATATCGATGAGGCTTTATCTGCAGCAGCTTTCAAGCCAGCTTTGGAGTTGAACCCAGGCGCGTCCGTGAGTGCTTCTCTTGATTTTGTACTTTCCGTGGCTAACGTTATTCCCAAAGTTCATCAATCTGGATATGCTTCATAAGCACAACTTCATAGAGCACGACGGCAGTCTGTCCCGTCGCGACATGTACTTTGATCCATCAAACCGCTTCGACAAAGAAACGTTTGACGCGTTCATTGGCTATTTCGGAGGGGCGACAACAATCAATATCACgaccatcgccaacgcccgAGCCAGACATGCGCTGGAGATGAGCCGGGTGAATCCAAACTTCACACTCCCCGAGTCCGCGATCCCAGCAGCGACGGGCGAATGTGCCTTTCTGCTCACCATATTTGGAACTCCTGGAACCCCGGTAGCAAATAGATCATACGTAGAGTTCTTCTTCCGTAAGTTTCTACTATGTGTGTGGTAAAACAAGTTGAGCGGGCGCTGACCTAAAAAGGCAATGAACGGTTGCCGGTTGAGCTTGGATGGGCTCCAGTCGACACTCCCATCACTCTCTCACCCACCATACAGCAGATCGCCAACGAAATCGTTGCACAGACTCCTTCAGATGTTCCTTTGGTATACGCGCCCAAAAGTTCGGGATAGGACAACGTTGAAGGTCGGGTTCCGGCGACGTGCAAGGTTACGGTGAAGGCGGATATTAATATAGAGTCTCACGGGAAAGGTCGTTAGGGGAAGACGAGGTCACCACCGTTCAAACGACAACAAAACAAAGCAAAGTCTCAAGTTTTGTTTACCTGGCCTCTCCCATGATCCCACGATGCT
Encoded proteins:
- a CDS encoding spindle pole body-associated protein sad1 codes for the protein MPPRRRVRGDDDDGPLISRGGAAVSSDLPPLAARLDTSYGSAPSNTLRNTRRGQRRDLQSIIKETLHDSDDPDDPDDPGNPDDDDDDDSEEADDDDHSSERSKSTRSDRQPPVNSPSPNPVPKPKPMRKPQPAPNPGPDPDPNSNLPPDFGLGRDSSESSAPSRGPSPDRPSVKNPPKQRLPSTIAPSIEPPFYQPEGTSSRQRVLPDIAPPRGPSPTRYLPTTRRAGSEALAPPDRTGQGLSSSRGGTLTAASKRSVFARAISEEVRSPSNGHQLGLPLEPTPTPDSIRTFGQESSLFGGADIGTPSHPSRSSDEAGENSPLRPMPPRSNQPDRLRGPVRDPLSEVVHRSGLVDWTKDEGTSRPVQPQPPSTPPSQRYQLRSESPDNDSPFIARRAVARDSPRAIPTPRQVPANAASPSSVTTRSSSRLSNHTTEKASTHKSGSTRLSNHTIENEPPHRPSSIRPSDHIGENEPTHRPGSTRLSSRTTENEPMFRPGSSRSADHDTENESTPRPGPSRLANYILNKGSTSRATSTRHHVFEEEPASRPELRLPEKRAVKESLHDDPKPASGVSPRLSSEQGDPGPAQRPVTQPAAIDKPAPTRRLFNDPPPANASTLRSGRFEVRSIRPPGSRRAPEEKGNRSPPRQNDSGLFGSDMRQKLRQEREQEKAQQEALRKERNARLQSWPRIYNTVYSWTHAPRPDSPPPRDQDSDGYDSPIETTQQIPLNESSWSTWILFKLADAFVDVLNFLFSPHSWNLKALLGILLVSLLGWGAMAGLKSAPALGMSGIQWYGLSDISHNLGQFVPLWMSRPTTVFSDEDTREYTRQQRNHEYELSKLAKASKLHEGSLSRLEAIVPKIVHMQLDKHGRPVVDEEFWHALRDLMKGDTEILTMDRGHGGYHHVSDEHWRAVRARLLKDPVYQSAASPAPPGPSTAEIENIAQTRFDKSWEKWLKTNDKKVAKILEPAFSTSIPDKISKDLDHKIEKFVKDQFKNKSTNDVVVTRTEFIRHLQDEFVKHRNEVKAEAQELQRKLEYYINDAVKSASEQAPPAGVSRSEMVQVVDGMVRQAIANAGLEALAQGKIGATWDRELRHQVNFLGRHTGVVVDASATTPDWDPPVHGKFRSASWYKSTRRDPKSVPPSATLWNWEDEGDCWCGKVTAHKSGVEVGVRIGYLLSHEIIPQHVVVEHILPGATLDPDARPREIDVLAYITEINTRNRIKDFAAAHFPRSKIILSDGWVRIGHFTYESRDALNGVYVHKLSSELLSLGAVTDQVVLQVVSNYGADHTCLYRVRLYGEKQS
- a CDS encoding DEAD/DEAH box helicase, whose translation is MATPTKAPAKGSGKRQQPKTLKRDTKIEKRKQQLQTIEQLEKAVADFDPKGEYKSFSDLPLCEATKTGLDKSHFETLTDIQSRAVPLALKGSDILGAAKTGSGKTLAFVIPVLEKLYRARWTEYDGLGALIISPTRELAAQIFEVLRKVGRNHNFSAGLIIGGKSLKEEAERLSKMNILVCTPGRMLQHLDQTAGFDVDNLQILVLDEADRIMDMGFQSAVDALVEHLPATRQTLLFSATQSKKISDLARLSLRDPEYVSVHEESTPKNLQQHYIVTPLHEKLDTLFGFIKANLRSKIIVFFSSGKQVRFAYESMRHLQPGIPLLHLLGKQKQLQRMEITKRFADSNHSCLFATDVVARGVDFPAVDWVVQVDCPEDADTYIHRVGRTARYERDGKAVLFLEPSEEAGMLKRLEAKKVPINKITVKESKKKSITNQLQSMCFQNPDLKYLGQKAFISYVRSVYLQKDKGVFHFDKLDLDAYAASLGLPGAPQIKLRKGEDIKKIKNAPRRGMSSDEDSDGDDPDAPKKPPKKPEIRTKYDRMFERTNQDVLSGHYTKLVANGDEVTGDGKETDAAGGGDDEDDFLSVKRVLGDDELDAESANAPGAKLKTISYGDQQFIVDSKRREKALQSKKKMLKFKGRGQKLVFDEDGNAHPIYELQNEDDFIKEGPAEELRQRFVADEAARVKEADVEDKLAAKGRLKEKRLKRKAREAEERGEGAPKLVEGPQVGGQGGEEEDPLALLRSLPIAGGGGGDSGGEEDEDERPKKKPKKWFQDDSDEEREKKKRAKKGGKVLEIDREPETLEDLEALASGLLN
- a CDS encoding Chloroperoxidase — its product is MKTFLVSLGALPVALGLPSFANIGHGSLSGFTSLPKLSKFDIDSPSLLKPNHLTWTPPSAGDLRAPCPGLNTLANHGFIPHDGRNITSEIVQKGFKDAMNIDEALSAAAFKPALELNPGASFINLDMLHKHNFIEHDGSLSRRDMYFDPSNRFDKETFDAFIGYFGGATTINITTIANARARHALEMSRVNPNFTLPESAIPAATGECAFLLTIFGTPGTPVANRSYVEFFFRNERLPVELGWAPVDTPITLSPTIQQIANEIVAQTPSDVPLVYAPKSSG